The region TCGCCCTGGATCGGTTCGATCAGTAGCGCGGCGACGTTGTCCGCCCCGACCTGCTTCTCGATCAGCTCGATCGCGTTGGCCGCCGCAACCGCACCGGTCAACCCGCCGTCGCGCAGCGGGTACGACATCGGCACCCGGTAGATCTCCCCGGCGAACGGGCCGAATCGGTGCTTGTACGGCATGTTCTTCGCGGTCAACGCCATCGTCAGGTTGGTTCGGCCGTGGTAGGCGTGGTCGAAGACCACCACGGCCGGTCGGCCGGTGGCGTGGCGGGCGATCTTGACGGCGTTCTCCACCGCCTCCGCGCCGGAGTTGAACAGTGCCGACCGCTTCTCGTACGTGCCGGGGGTGAGGGTGTTGAGCTGCTCGCAGACGGCCACGTACGACTCGTACGGTGCGACCATGAAGCAGGTGTGGGTGAACCGTTCGGCCTGCTCGCGGATGGCGGCGACGACCCGTGGGGCGGAGTTGCCGACGTTGGTGACCGCGATTCCGGCGGCGAAGTCGATCCACTCCCGGCCGTCGACGTCGACGATGGTGCCGCCGCTGGCGTGGTCGACGTAGGAGGGGATGACGCTGCCGACGCCACGGGCGACCGCGCCGACCCGTCGCTTGTGCAGTTCCTCGGAGCTGGTTGCCGATGCGGGGCGGGCTGTGTCGGTCATCGGGGTCAGCTCTCGATGTTGTGCATGACGTGCTTGATCCGGGTGTAGTCCTCCAGGCCGTAGATGGAGAGGTCCTTGCCGTGGCCGGAGTGCTTGAAGCCGCCGTGCGGCATCTCGGAGACGAACGGGATGTGGGTGTTCACCCAGACGCAGCCGAAGTCGAGCC is a window of Micromonospora sp. NBC_01699 DNA encoding:
- the gabT gene encoding 4-aminobutyrate--2-oxoglutarate transaminase, whose translation is MTDTARPASATSSEELHKRRVGAVARGVGSVIPSYVDHASGGTIVDVDGREWIDFAAGIAVTNVGNSAPRVVAAIREQAERFTHTCFMVAPYESYVAVCEQLNTLTPGTYEKRSALFNSGAEAVENAVKIARHATGRPAVVVFDHAYHGRTNLTMALTAKNMPYKHRFGPFAGEIYRVPMSYPLRDGGLTGAVAAANAIELIEKQVGADNVAALLIEPIQGEGGFVVPAPGFLPALREWATAAGVVFVADEIQTGFCRTGDWFALDHEGVEPDLITLAKGIAGGLPLAAVTGRAELMDAVHIGGLGGTYGGNPIACAAALAAIETMHELDLRTAARHIEATMLPRLHALAAQDPRIAEVRGRGAMLAVELVLPNTLTPDPATTAAISAACHRLGLLTLTCGTYGNVLRFLPPLVIDTPTLLHALNLLETALTTTP